In Leifsonia sp. ZF2019, a genomic segment contains:
- a CDS encoding SipW-dependent-type signal peptide-containing protein: MREVSPPRSRSVRALRLRAVLASGLVLGVGAAVTLASWTDNEFATGAFQTSVFNTQSSVNGGAYTDNSVSPGATFTVAGPFAPGVSSYLPVLIQTTANSVAGTTVLNGAVLGGSDAATLGAALVYRVVRTTATCNAAAFTGSPAFVVGAAGTTRALTAGQETGVTNPLAAATSSSPGAATGFCFEVTLPAGAANSLQGKTATATWQFVSTSS, translated from the coding sequence ATGCGTGAGGTGTCGCCGCCCCGCAGCCGGAGTGTTCGGGCCCTCCGGCTGCGGGCGGTGCTCGCCTCGGGACTCGTCCTCGGAGTGGGCGCGGCGGTCACCCTCGCCAGCTGGACCGACAACGAGTTCGCGACGGGCGCGTTCCAGACGTCCGTCTTCAACACCCAGTCGAGCGTGAACGGCGGCGCCTACACCGACAACTCGGTCTCGCCCGGGGCGACGTTCACCGTCGCCGGCCCGTTCGCGCCGGGAGTGTCGTCGTACTTACCCGTCCTCATCCAGACGACCGCCAACTCCGTCGCGGGGACGACCGTGCTGAACGGCGCTGTCCTCGGCGGCTCCGATGCAGCCACGCTCGGCGCGGCCCTGGTCTACCGGGTCGTCCGCACGACCGCCACCTGCAACGCGGCAGCCTTCACCGGCTCCCCCGCGTTCGTCGTCGGCGCTGCGGGGACCACCCGCGCACTGACGGCGGGGCAGGAGACCGGCGTCACCAATCCCCTCGCCGCCGCGACCAGCAGCTCACCGGGCGCGGCGACCGGCTTCTGCTTCGAGGTGACGCTGCCTGCCGGAGCGGCGAACAGCCTGCAGGGCAAGACGGCGACCGCCACCTGGCAGTTCGTCTCGACCTCGAGCTGA
- a CDS encoding ArsR/SmtB family transcription factor — MSLLAPAATVTHTAALARFGHALSDPTRVGVLLALREAPAYPSDLADALGVSRQVMSNQLACLRGCGLVEAVPDGRRIWYRLADGHLAPALDELLRVVLYVEPGCCEGDDCGCA, encoded by the coding sequence ATGAGCCTCCTCGCACCCGCGGCGACCGTCACCCACACGGCTGCACTCGCCCGCTTCGGGCACGCGCTCTCGGACCCGACCCGGGTGGGCGTGCTGCTCGCCCTGCGCGAAGCGCCCGCCTACCCGTCCGATCTCGCGGACGCGCTGGGCGTCTCGCGCCAGGTCATGTCCAACCAGCTGGCCTGCCTGCGCGGGTGCGGACTCGTGGAGGCGGTTCCCGACGGCCGCCGCATCTGGTACCGCCTCGCCGACGGCCACCTCGCCCCCGCGCTGGACGAGCTGCTGCGCGTCGTGCTCTACGTCGAGCCGGGATGCTGCGAGGGCGACGACTGCGGCTGCGCCTGA
- a CDS encoding IPT/TIG domain-containing protein yields the protein MVSSLDIGTGAHRRDERRSRTPRRLLGTTAAGAAVALTLAGAGLWALPAQAAPGDTSTATGQYLSGTLIGLDAALIASLGGEAAASTGSADQTNANNLNVGVLGVVNIAAPGGIQIPLDLGGAGVVSQYASALQNGSSVGASGLTSDSGDIGTGITPKPGIAPGPLHVNLAQAVSSLGLPTATLDELAQLDLSLGVTGARAAQAAPTAPTGAYSIAGAGLSFHSATVAGLTGAIDSQVTTVQNLVNGLAGANGTLANALGILNIPGVLTTTATVTASDLQAAVAPLLAGEITNPAYPGVSINLGTGTVTVDLSQITGLESQAPNTDILSAAVISELGNRITGILGGLITQVQTVLTNTTNALTIDLSATVLGLPVVTVNETIGQLLAGDTSGISVAGIAAGIPLGTVLSALLTPLNSIGAAVTALGPAVLAPVAGTLVPALNPVLRGVVRLTVNNQATSGGVFTETALRASVLPDAQALTLNLSSASVGPNALAVPPVVDSLTPTSGPAAGGTAVTITGSGFTGTTVVTFGGTAGTAFTVVNDTTITVTTPAHAPGATDVVVNGPNGSSGPGTFTFLAAPTVGSLTPTSGPETGGTAVTITGTGFTGATGVTFGGTAGTAFTVVDDTTITVSTPAHAPGAADVVVQSPNGDSAPGSFTFVALPAISSLAPTSGPVTGGTPVTITGTGFTGATGVTFDGTPGVGFSVVNDTTITVASPAHAAGPVDVVVQHPIGASAPATFTYLPLPVITGVTPGNGPETGGTAVTITGSGFTGTTGVTFGGTPGANVVVVDDGTITVTSPGHAPGAVDVIVTTPAGDSAPGDFTYDPVVGPPAIGTIAPDHGPETGGTAVTITGSGFTGATGVTFDGTTGTAFTVVDANTITVTTPAHAPGPVDVVVTSGGGDSAPGAFTFDQLPAIASVTPDSGPETGGTAVTITGTGFTGATGVTFGGTAGTAFTVVNDTTITATTPPGTPGTVDVVVQHPNGDSQPGDFTYLEVPAITSLTPTTGPETGGTPVTITGTGFTGATGVTFGGTPGVGFSVVNDTTITVATPPGTPGDVDVVVQHPNGDSVPGTFTYLPVPAITSISPDSGPETGGTAVTITGTGFTGATGVTFGGTAGTAFTVVNDTTITATTPPGTPGDVDVIVQHPNGDSQPGDFTYLAVPAITSITPDSGPEAGGTAVTITGTGFTGATGVTFGGVDGTGFTVVNDTTITVTTPPGTPGTAAVVVEHPNGDSQPGDFTYLAAPPVIGSIVPDIGPQTGGTHVTITGTGFTGATAVVFGDVLRTNPVSAAALAVPFAAGTPGTDFTVVNDTTITVTTPAHLPGTYDLVIESPNGDSEPALFTFTPVEGAPAISGLTPDHGPTIGGTSVTISGAGFTGATSVTVDGAAVPFTVVDDGTITIVTPPHAVGPVPIVVTTPVGPTPAATFTYQTGATVGTVDPGHGPQGGGTTVTITGSCFTGATAVLFGSKPATSFTVVNDTTITAVTPSGTGTVAVTVTGSAQCGTGTLAGGFRYEDPAAIAGGLADTGSDAGGFSLLGGFALLLIACGAGFLIRRTRRA from the coding sequence GTGGTATCCAGTCTCGACATCGGCACAGGAGCGCACAGACGCGATGAGAGGAGGTCACGGACCCCGCGCAGGCTGCTCGGCACCACCGCCGCGGGCGCGGCCGTCGCACTGACGCTCGCGGGTGCGGGCCTGTGGGCCCTGCCCGCGCAGGCAGCCCCCGGCGACACCTCCACCGCGACCGGCCAGTACCTCAGCGGCACGCTGATCGGCCTGGACGCGGCACTGATCGCCTCGCTCGGCGGCGAGGCCGCGGCGAGCACCGGCAGCGCCGACCAGACCAATGCGAACAACCTGAACGTCGGAGTGCTCGGGGTCGTGAACATCGCGGCTCCCGGCGGCATCCAGATCCCGCTGGACCTCGGCGGCGCCGGCGTTGTGTCGCAGTACGCGTCGGCACTCCAGAACGGCTCCTCGGTCGGTGCCTCCGGCCTCACCTCCGACTCCGGCGACATCGGCACCGGGATCACGCCGAAGCCCGGGATCGCCCCGGGGCCCCTGCACGTGAACCTGGCGCAGGCGGTGTCGTCGCTGGGCCTGCCGACCGCGACCCTCGACGAGCTGGCGCAGCTCGACCTGTCCTTGGGTGTCACCGGCGCCCGTGCGGCGCAGGCTGCGCCCACCGCACCCACGGGCGCCTACTCGATCGCCGGCGCGGGGCTCAGCTTCCACAGCGCGACGGTCGCCGGGCTGACCGGCGCGATCGACAGCCAGGTCACCACCGTGCAGAACCTCGTCAACGGGCTCGCGGGAGCGAACGGGACGCTGGCGAACGCGCTGGGCATCCTCAACATCCCCGGGGTGCTCACCACCACCGCCACCGTCACAGCCTCCGACCTCCAGGCCGCCGTCGCCCCGCTGCTCGCCGGCGAGATCACGAATCCGGCATACCCGGGTGTGAGCATCAACCTCGGGACCGGGACGGTCACGGTCGACCTCTCGCAGATCACCGGTCTCGAGAGCCAGGCGCCGAACACCGACATCCTGAGCGCTGCCGTCATCAGCGAGCTGGGCAACCGGATCACGGGCATCCTCGGCGGCCTGATCACACAGGTCCAGACGGTCCTGACCAACACGACCAACGCGCTGACGATCGATCTGTCCGCCACCGTGCTCGGACTCCCGGTCGTGACGGTCAACGAGACGATCGGGCAGCTCCTCGCCGGCGACACCAGCGGCATCAGCGTGGCGGGCATCGCCGCCGGCATCCCGCTCGGGACGGTCCTCTCCGCCCTGCTGACCCCGCTGAACTCGATCGGCGCCGCCGTCACCGCCCTCGGACCCGCGGTCCTCGCGCCCGTCGCCGGCACGCTCGTGCCGGCTCTGAACCCGGTGCTGCGTGGAGTCGTCCGGCTGACGGTCAACAACCAGGCCACCAGCGGTGGTGTCTTCACGGAGACCGCGCTGCGCGCCTCGGTGCTCCCCGACGCACAGGCGCTCACCCTCAACCTCTCGTCGGCGTCCGTCGGCCCGAACGCGCTGGCCGTCCCGCCGGTCGTCGACTCGCTCACCCCGACCAGCGGTCCGGCGGCCGGCGGGACCGCGGTGACCATCACCGGGTCCGGCTTCACCGGCACGACGGTCGTCACCTTCGGCGGAACCGCCGGAACCGCGTTCACCGTCGTGAACGACACCACCATCACCGTCACCACTCCCGCGCATGCGCCCGGCGCGACCGACGTCGTCGTGAACGGGCCCAACGGCAGCTCGGGACCGGGGACCTTCACCTTCCTCGCGGCACCGACCGTCGGCTCCCTCACCCCGACCAGCGGGCCGGAGACCGGAGGCACCGCCGTCACCATCACCGGCACCGGGTTCACGGGAGCCACGGGCGTCACCTTCGGCGGAACGGCCGGGACGGCATTCACGGTCGTGGACGACACCACCATCACCGTCTCCACTCCCGCGCACGCGCCGGGCGCGGCCGACGTCGTCGTCCAGAGCCCGAACGGAGACTCCGCCCCGGGCAGCTTCACCTTCGTCGCCCTGCCCGCCATCTCCTCCCTCGCGCCGACGAGCGGACCGGTGACCGGTGGCACGCCCGTCACCATCACCGGCACCGGTTTCACGGGAGCCACAGGCGTCACCTTCGACGGGACCCCGGGCGTCGGCTTCAGCGTCGTGAACGACACGACGATCACCGTCGCGAGCCCGGCGCACGCCGCAGGCCCGGTCGACGTCGTGGTGCAGCACCCGATCGGGGCCTCCGCCCCGGCGACGTTCACCTACCTCCCGCTGCCCGTGATCACCGGCGTCACTCCCGGCAACGGGCCAGAGACCGGAGGCACCGCCGTCACCATCACCGGCTCCGGGTTCACCGGCACGACGGGCGTGACGTTCGGCGGCACCCCTGGTGCGAACGTGGTCGTCGTCGATGACGGCACCATCACCGTCACCAGCCCGGGACACGCACCCGGCGCGGTCGACGTCATCGTCACCACGCCGGCCGGCGACTCGGCCCCCGGCGACTTCACCTACGACCCGGTGGTGGGCCCGCCCGCCATCGGCACGATCGCCCCCGACCACGGGCCGGAGACCGGAGGCACCGCCGTCACCATCACCGGCAGCGGGTTCACCGGCGCGACCGGGGTGACGTTCGACGGCACCACGGGGACCGCGTTCACCGTGGTCGACGCCAACACGATCACGGTCACCACGCCGGCGCACGCCCCGGGACCGGTGGATGTGGTCGTCACCAGCGGCGGCGGCGACTCCGCTCCGGGCGCCTTCACGTTCGACCAGCTGCCGGCGATCGCCTCGGTGACCCCCGACAGCGGACCGGAGACCGGAGGCACCGCCGTCACCATCACGGGCACCGGGTTCACCGGCGCGACCGGGGTCACCTTCGGCGGAACCGCCGGAACCGCGTTCACCGTCGTGAACGACACCACCATCACCGCGACCACCCCGCCCGGCACTCCCGGCACCGTGGATGTCGTGGTCCAGCACCCGAACGGAGACTCCCAGCCGGGAGACTTCACCTACCTCGAGGTCCCCGCGATCACGTCGCTCACGCCCACCACCGGGCCGGAGACCGGCGGCACCCCCGTCACCATCACCGGCACCGGCTTCACCGGCGCGACCGGGGTCACCTTCGGCGGAACCCCGGGCGTCGGCTTCTCGGTGGTGAACGACACGACCATCACCGTCGCGACTCCCCCGGGCACACCGGGCGACGTGGATGTCGTGGTGCAGCACCCGAACGGCGACTCCGTCCCGGGCACCTTCACCTACCTCCCCGTGCCGGCGATCACCTCGATCAGCCCGGACAGCGGCCCCGAGACGGGCGGCACCGCCGTCACCATCACCGGCACCGGGTTCACGGGAGCCACGGGCGTCACCTTCGGCGGAACCGCTGGAACCGCGTTCACCGTCGTGAACGACACCACCATCACCGCGACCACCCCGCCCGGCACGCCGGGTGACGTCGACGTGATCGTGCAGCACCCGAACGGCGACTCCCAGCCCGGCGACTTCACCTACCTGGCCGTCCCGGCGATCACCTCGATCACCCCGGACAGCGGCCCGGAGGCGGGAGGCACCGCCGTCACCATCACCGGCACCGGGTTCACGGGAGCCACGGGCGTCACCTTCGGCGGCGTCGACGGCACCGGCTTCACGGTCGTGAACGACACGACCATCACGGTCACCACCCCGCCGGGGACCCCGGGGACCGCGGCGGTCGTCGTGGAGCACCCGAACGGCGACTCCCAGCCGGGCGACTTCACGTACCTCGCGGCACCGCCGGTCATCGGCTCCATCGTCCCCGACATCGGGCCGCAGACCGGAGGCACGCACGTGACCATCACCGGCACCGGGTTCACCGGGGCGACGGCGGTCGTGTTCGGCGACGTCCTCCGCACGAACCCGGTCTCGGCGGCGGCCCTGGCGGTCCCGTTCGCGGCGGGCACGCCGGGGACCGACTTCACCGTCGTGAACGACACGACGATCACGGTCACCACGCCGGCGCACCTGCCGGGCACGTACGACCTGGTGATCGAGAGCCCGAACGGCGACTCCGAGCCGGCATTGTTCACCTTCACCCCGGTGGAGGGGGCGCCGGCGATCAGCGGCCTCACGCCGGACCACGGCCCGACGATCGGCGGAACCTCCGTCACGATCTCCGGCGCCGGGTTCACCGGGGCGACCAGCGTGACGGTCGACGGGGCCGCGGTGCCCTTCACCGTGGTGGACGACGGGACGATCACCATCGTCACGCCGCCGCACGCGGTTGGTCCGGTGCCCATCGTGGTGACCACGCCGGTCGGCCCCACTCCCGCGGCGACCTTCACCTACCAGACGGGCGCCACCGTCGGGACGGTCGACCCGGGCCACGGCCCGCAGGGCGGTGGCACGACAGTGACCATCACCGGCAGCTGCTTCACGGGCGCCACCGCGGTGCTCTTCGGATCGAAGCCGGCGACCTCGTTCACCGTCGTGAACGACACGACGATCACGGCCGTCACGCCCTCCGGGACGGGCACCGTCGCGGTCACCGTCACCGGATCGGCCCAGTGCGGCACCGGCACCCTCGCCGGCGGCTTCCGCTACGAGGACCCGGCTGCCATAGCCGGTGGACTCGCCGACACCGGTTCCGACGCCGGCGGCTTCAGCCTCCTGGGCGGATTCGCCCTGCTGCTGATCGCCTGCGGCGCCGGATTCCTCATCCGCCGTACCCGCCGGGCCTGA
- a CDS encoding LuxR C-terminal-related transcriptional regulator encodes MPDGATRVDRRGLRRVLDDGERRAAVVSITASGGTGKTALLRSWCDAEPGERFLVEVDGGIGRTRVGGRTDWRRALDGVRAQRRPVTAVIDGVERIRTHSDRELLQEAVLAFDAAVVLSGRTQPVELDRISAARPLITVGVADLAFGQREADELLRSAGVLLPPQDVYELVDRTGGRAITLTLAVAALARSRDPQGAIRRLTHSPVGADEYFVGTLLHTLDEEDADALLSLAAVPAFGVGLAAELTGHVDAGATVERLREGNDLLQRIDDGEEGHEYRFDESLRRNLLAELARRDAPRLDGLRRTAAHWYLAGGDLHRGLEHAVASRSTDLVEDVLRRHGLEMVFSGDTGPVRDALGALEDRGVMSAATGLLGALVTSPTRLDSVRIDHFLALAEEEPARSPESELVLAGILGLRGDGDTQADRDRSLARLERAVAQSMRRPAGDGGALAVLDARIFAEAARASLLLRSGRPGEALEAADAAASSAEETGLPWLQMLGLELAAAAAAAQRSWPIVHHLERRLAGIAGAEPSTDSIVAASALLRAAAAAYQSCEPFRSAHLADIVQARWRGLDTGDVIGPRALHLLFRLDEEEDPRVVFEEMEDLFSVALRRNPRTIAVGAFRFLDLTMHYRGRAEVRGLVEVLDSLLGPRSVEAALGGSIAHEGTHTQDADDAMLESLLLSGSPAWHSSNIVFGWLLLAEHAAERGREDLVGSRLLEALNVAARTETRRPFLARDGAFARLLSERIGSFGEREEFARSVLEAVESFGLRPAGTESGPALTGKERELLRELPLHQSIGQIAVKHSISANTVKTHLRSIYAKLDARDRAHAVENARSLGLL; translated from the coding sequence GTGCCCGACGGAGCGACTCGGGTCGACCGTCGCGGGCTCCGTCGTGTCCTGGACGACGGAGAGCGGCGCGCTGCCGTCGTCTCGATCACCGCGTCGGGCGGCACGGGCAAGACCGCCCTGCTCCGCTCCTGGTGCGACGCCGAGCCGGGAGAGCGCTTCCTCGTCGAGGTCGACGGTGGGATCGGGCGCACGCGCGTCGGCGGCCGCACCGACTGGCGGAGGGCCCTCGACGGTGTGCGGGCACAACGGCGTCCCGTCACCGCCGTGATCGACGGCGTCGAGCGCATCCGCACGCACAGCGACCGCGAGCTGCTGCAGGAGGCAGTGCTCGCCTTCGACGCCGCCGTGGTCCTGAGCGGCCGCACGCAGCCGGTGGAGCTCGACCGCATATCGGCCGCCCGCCCGCTCATCACGGTCGGTGTCGCGGACCTCGCGTTCGGACAGCGGGAGGCCGACGAACTGCTGCGATCCGCCGGTGTGCTCCTCCCACCCCAGGACGTCTACGAGTTGGTCGACCGCACCGGCGGGCGGGCCATCACCCTGACCCTGGCCGTGGCCGCCCTCGCGCGCTCCCGTGACCCGCAGGGCGCGATCCGGCGGCTCACCCACTCCCCCGTCGGCGCCGACGAATACTTCGTGGGCACGCTGCTGCACACGCTCGACGAGGAGGACGCCGACGCCCTCCTCTCCCTGGCTGCGGTTCCCGCCTTCGGAGTCGGGCTCGCCGCCGAGCTGACCGGGCACGTCGACGCGGGGGCGACCGTCGAACGGCTCCGCGAGGGCAACGACCTCCTCCAGCGCATCGACGACGGCGAGGAGGGCCACGAATACCGCTTCGACGAGTCGCTGCGCCGTAACCTGCTCGCCGAGCTGGCCCGGCGCGACGCCCCGCGGCTGGACGGCCTGCGCCGCACCGCCGCGCACTGGTACCTGGCGGGTGGAGACCTGCACCGCGGCCTCGAGCACGCGGTCGCCTCCCGGTCGACGGACCTCGTCGAGGACGTCCTCCGCCGCCACGGCCTGGAGATGGTCTTCTCGGGCGACACCGGCCCGGTCCGCGACGCCCTGGGCGCCCTCGAGGACCGCGGCGTGATGTCCGCGGCCACCGGCCTGCTCGGTGCGCTCGTCACCTCCCCGACCCGGCTCGACTCGGTCCGCATCGACCACTTCCTCGCCCTCGCCGAGGAGGAGCCCGCCCGATCCCCCGAGAGCGAACTCGTGCTCGCCGGCATCCTGGGTCTGCGCGGCGACGGTGACACCCAGGCGGACCGCGATCGCTCCCTGGCCCGGCTCGAGCGCGCGGTGGCGCAGTCGATGCGCCGCCCCGCCGGCGATGGCGGCGCCCTGGCGGTCCTCGACGCCCGCATCTTCGCCGAGGCGGCGCGCGCCTCCCTGCTGCTGCGCTCCGGGAGGCCGGGCGAAGCGCTCGAGGCGGCCGACGCGGCCGCCTCGAGCGCGGAGGAGACCGGCCTGCCCTGGCTGCAGATGCTGGGGCTCGAGCTGGCCGCAGCAGCGGCCGCAGCGCAGCGGAGCTGGCCGATCGTGCACCACCTCGAGCGGCGGCTCGCCGGCATCGCCGGCGCCGAACCGAGCACCGACAGCATCGTCGCCGCCAGTGCGCTCCTGCGCGCCGCCGCGGCCGCCTACCAGTCGTGCGAGCCGTTCCGCTCGGCGCACCTCGCCGACATCGTGCAGGCGCGGTGGCGGGGGCTCGACACCGGCGACGTGATCGGCCCACGTGCCCTGCACCTGCTCTTCCGGCTCGACGAAGAGGAGGACCCCCGTGTGGTCTTCGAGGAGATGGAGGACCTCTTCAGCGTCGCTCTGCGGCGCAACCCCCGCACCATCGCGGTGGGGGCTTTCCGCTTCCTCGACCTGACGATGCACTATCGGGGGCGCGCCGAGGTGCGCGGACTCGTGGAGGTGCTCGATTCGCTGCTCGGCCCGCGATCGGTGGAGGCCGCCCTGGGCGGGTCCATCGCGCACGAAGGCACGCACACGCAGGACGCGGACGACGCCATGCTGGAGTCCCTCCTGCTGTCCGGCTCACCGGCGTGGCACAGCAGCAACATCGTCTTCGGCTGGCTGCTCCTCGCTGAACACGCCGCCGAGCGCGGTCGCGAGGATCTGGTCGGCTCCCGCCTGCTGGAGGCGCTGAATGTCGCCGCGCGCACAGAGACGCGACGACCCTTCCTGGCGCGGGACGGCGCCTTCGCCCGGCTGCTCTCCGAGCGGATCGGGAGCTTCGGCGAGCGCGAGGAGTTCGCCCGTTCGGTGCTGGAGGCGGTGGAGTCGTTCGGTCTGCGCCCCGCCGGAACCGAGAGCGGCCCGGCGCTGACCGGCAAGGAGCGTGAGCTCCTGCGGGAGCTGCCGCTGCACCAGAGCATCGGGCAGATCGCCGTGAAGCACAGCATCAGCGCCAACACCGTGAAGACCCATCTGCGCTCGATCTACGCGAAGCTCGACGCCCGCGATCGCGCGCACGCCGTCGAGAACGCCCGCTCGCTCGGGCTCCTGTAG
- a CDS encoding MFS transporter, with the protein MSQTNPTPSSAAPDAAAPSSRRWWTLVTVALAQLMVVLDSTVVNIALPSAQADLGFSNADRQWIVTAYSLAFGSLLLFGGRLSDLIGRKRAFIIGLIGFAAASALGGAADTFGLLVGARALQGAFGALLAPTALAVLTTTFTVPRERARAFGIFGAIAGAGGAVGLLLGGFLTEQFDWRWNLYINVAIAIVAIAGAAVFVTSAHRTGPRPKLDVPGTVLVSGALFSLVYGFSNAESDGWDSPLSWGFLAAAGVLLIAFVLWQRRAPHPLLPLSIVVDRNRAASYSAILIAGAGMFGIFLFVTYYLQATLKFTPIQTGLAFLPMIVMLVTAAQLSTNIFVPRFGPKVMVPIGMTIAATGMVYLTHLGVTANYAVDLLPPLMILGFGMGSTMPAAIQTATLGVDRHFAGVASAMVNTSQQVGGSIGTALLNTLAATAATDYLAAHLPPTAEVAAEAAVHSYATAYWWGAGFFAFGAVLSAFLYRRRAALVQQAASAAGSEPSSAGAPEPVIAH; encoded by the coding sequence ATGTCGCAGACAAACCCCACCCCTTCGAGCGCCGCACCCGATGCGGCGGCGCCCTCCTCGCGCCGCTGGTGGACGCTCGTCACCGTCGCTCTGGCGCAGCTCATGGTCGTCCTGGATTCGACGGTCGTGAACATCGCCCTCCCCTCCGCGCAGGCCGACCTCGGCTTCTCGAACGCGGACCGCCAGTGGATCGTGACCGCCTACTCGCTCGCCTTCGGCAGCCTCCTGCTGTTCGGAGGCCGCCTCTCCGACCTCATCGGCCGCAAGCGCGCCTTCATCATCGGTCTCATCGGCTTCGCTGCGGCCTCCGCCCTCGGCGGCGCCGCCGACACCTTCGGCCTGCTCGTCGGCGCGCGCGCCCTGCAGGGAGCGTTCGGCGCGCTGCTCGCCCCGACCGCTCTCGCCGTGCTGACCACGACCTTCACCGTTCCGAGGGAACGCGCCCGCGCGTTCGGGATCTTCGGCGCGATCGCGGGAGCCGGCGGCGCGGTCGGCCTGCTGCTCGGCGGCTTCCTGACCGAGCAGTTCGACTGGCGCTGGAACCTCTACATCAACGTCGCCATCGCGATCGTCGCGATCGCCGGTGCGGCCGTCTTCGTGACCTCCGCGCACCGCACCGGCCCGCGCCCGAAGCTCGACGTGCCCGGCACGGTGCTCGTCTCCGGCGCCCTGTTCTCGCTGGTCTACGGCTTCTCGAACGCCGAGTCGGACGGCTGGGACTCGCCGCTCTCGTGGGGCTTCCTCGCCGCAGCGGGCGTGCTGCTGATCGCCTTCGTGCTCTGGCAGCGCCGCGCCCCGCACCCGCTGCTGCCGCTGTCGATCGTCGTCGACCGCAACCGCGCGGCCTCCTACAGCGCCATCCTGATCGCAGGCGCCGGGATGTTCGGCATCTTCCTGTTCGTGACCTATTACCTGCAGGCCACGCTGAAGTTCACGCCCATCCAGACCGGCCTCGCCTTCCTGCCGATGATCGTCATGCTGGTGACCGCCGCGCAGCTGTCGACCAACATCTTCGTACCGCGCTTCGGGCCGAAGGTCATGGTGCCCATCGGGATGACGATCGCCGCGACCGGCATGGTGTACCTCACCCACCTCGGCGTCACCGCGAACTACGCGGTCGACCTGCTGCCGCCGCTCATGATCCTCGGCTTCGGCATGGGCTCGACGATGCCCGCCGCGATCCAGACCGCCACCCTCGGCGTCGACCGGCACTTCGCGGGCGTCGCGTCGGCGATGGTGAACACCAGCCAGCAGGTGGGCGGATCGATCGGCACGGCGCTGCTGAACACCCTGGCGGCCACCGCGGCCACCGACTACCTCGCGGCGCACCTCCCGCCGACCGCGGAGGTCGCGGCGGAGGCCGCCGTGCACAGCTACGCGACGGCCTACTGGTGGGGCGCCGGGTTCTTCGCCTTCGGCGCCGTGCTCTCCGCGTTCCTCTACCGCCGCCGTGCCGCACTCGTGCAGCAGGCCGCGAGCGCGGCGGGCTCGGAGCCGTCCTCGGCCGGCGCACCGGAGCCCGTCATCGCCCACTGA
- a CDS encoding SipW-dependent-type signal peptide-containing protein — translation MTETPAAPAPSRRARKLKAVQAAGLVLGAGAAVTLAAWNDSELARGTFSAGTFNLVGSVDGTTYTDHATAGSPATLGFTVNAATLSPGAVTAAPFAVELAANTTNPAVVTISSAGSTGTVTNLTYELLQTTTFGCTASTTGTDLVPAGTALTTVPGSTTFPLTQGTGGAAGAPVFLCFKVTAGAGLAQGQTGAATWQFQAASQ, via the coding sequence ATGACCGAGACTCCCGCGGCCCCCGCCCCCAGCCGGCGGGCCCGCAAGCTCAAGGCCGTGCAGGCCGCCGGGCTCGTGCTCGGCGCCGGGGCCGCCGTGACGCTCGCCGCCTGGAACGACTCCGAGCTCGCCCGGGGCACGTTCAGCGCGGGCACCTTCAACCTCGTCGGCAGCGTCGACGGCACGACCTACACCGACCACGCGACGGCGGGCTCGCCGGCGACGCTCGGGTTCACGGTCAACGCCGCGACGCTGTCGCCGGGGGCGGTCACCGCCGCGCCGTTCGCCGTCGAGCTGGCGGCGAACACCACCAACCCGGCCGTCGTGACGATCTCCAGCGCGGGGTCGACGGGCACGGTCACCAACCTCACCTACGAGCTGCTGCAGACGACGACGTTCGGCTGCACGGCCAGCACGACGGGCACCGACCTCGTCCCGGCGGGGACGGCTCTCACCACGGTTCCCGGTTCGACCACGTTCCCGTTGACCCAGGGCACGGGAGGCGCGGCGGGGGCGCCGGTCTTCCTGTGCTTCAAGGTCACCGCGGGAGCGGGTCTCGCGCAGGGGCAGACCGGCGCCGCCACCTGGCAGTTCCAGGCGGCGAGCCAGTAG
- a CDS encoding TetR/AcrR family transcriptional regulator — protein sequence MDISAPAPATKLGRKRDHTRDPEILDAALDVLAETGYDRMTIDMVAARAKAGKATVYRRWASKADLVIDAVACMKKGDIDFDALPDTGTLRGDLVAMMKPHTIVDAEKKLQIMAGLVSMLAKDPGLADAVNEAIVEPRASVNRIFLRRAVERGEIPADADIEKLALIAPSMASYRVLVQRKAVDREFLLSILDDILLPAVGIRRTSTPR from the coding sequence ATGGACATCTCAGCACCTGCCCCCGCGACGAAGCTCGGGCGCAAACGGGACCACACGCGGGATCCCGAGATCCTCGACGCCGCCCTCGACGTGCTCGCCGAGACCGGGTACGACCGCATGACGATCGACATGGTCGCCGCCCGCGCCAAGGCGGGGAAGGCGACCGTCTACCGCCGCTGGGCGTCGAAGGCCGACCTCGTGATCGACGCCGTCGCCTGCATGAAGAAGGGCGACATCGACTTCGACGCGCTCCCCGACACCGGAACTCTGCGCGGCGACCTGGTCGCGATGATGAAGCCGCACACCATCGTCGATGCCGAGAAGAAGCTCCAGATCATGGCCGGCCTCGTGTCCATGCTCGCGAAGGACCCCGGGCTGGCCGACGCCGTCAACGAGGCGATCGTGGAGCCGCGCGCCTCCGTCAACCGCATCTTCCTGCGACGCGCGGTCGAGCGCGGTGAGATCCCCGCCGACGCCGACATCGAGAAGCTCGCGCTCATCGCGCCCTCGATGGCCTCCTACCGGGTGCTCGTGCAGCGCAAGGCGGTCGACCGGGAGTTCCTGCTCTCGATCCTGGACGACATCCTGCTCCCGGCGGTGGGCATCAGGCGCACGTCCACCCCACGATGA